In one window of Solea senegalensis isolate Sse05_10M unplaced genomic scaffold, IFAPA_SoseM_1 scf7180000014572, whole genome shotgun sequence DNA:
- the LOC122761322 gene encoding uncharacterized protein LOC122761322 isoform X1 → MEARSTSQRKPATSTQASTSSQPSTSPRPSSVPVSSLRSLLTGKGVSQQSIHKSVKRLFMPPKFHPSAVPVCPPVCEDSGRPAGSNPSLGPQLQTDTPQTSQDAEMLCTHQAPQQDAPSVAEEQPSTSSCSTSHDDSVGPDNIEGFQAVQDLTGHLFTLKDHSLALSRLPYGSVCQSMTKKKQSTLHAIKTQSPKGDSGPQKKMLHLV, encoded by the exons ATGGAGGCGAGATCCACAAGTCAGCGTAAACCAGCCACCTCCACACAGGCCTCCACCTCATCACAGCCCTCCACCTCACCGCGACCATCCTCAGTGCCTGTATCCTCCCTGCGGTCATTGTTGACAGGGAAAGGTGTGTCCCAGCAGAGCATCCACAAGTCTGTCAAGAGGCTGTTTATGCCACCAAAGTTTCATCCAT CAGCTGTACCTGTGTGCCCCCCAGTTTGTGAGGACAGTGGGAGACCTGCTGGATCTAATCCCAGCCTTGGTCCCCAGCTTCAAACCGACACTCCTCAGACCTCTCAGGATGCGGAAATGCTCTGCACTCatcaag CTCCCCAGCAAGATGCTCCTAGTGTGGCAGAGGAACAGCCTTCAACATCATCATGCTCCACCAGTCATGAT GACTCTGTTGGACCAGACAACATTGAGGGCTTCCAAGCTGTCCAGGACTTGACGGGACActtattcacattaaaagaccACAGTCTTGCCCTGTCAAGATTGCCCTATGGGAGTGTTTGTCAgagtatgacaaaaaaaaaacagtctacCCTCCACGCTATCAAGACACAATCTCCAAAGGGAGATTCagggccacaaaaaaaaatgttgcacctGGTGTAG
- the LOC122761322 gene encoding uncharacterized protein LOC122761322 isoform X2 yields MEARSTSQRKPATSTQASTSSQPSTSPRPSSVPVSSLRSLLTGKGVSQQSIHKSVKRLFMPPKFHPSVPVCPPVCEDSGRPAGSNPSLGPQLQTDTPQTSQDAEMLCTHQAPQQDAPSVAEEQPSTSSCSTSHDDSVGPDNIEGFQAVQDLTGHLFTLKDHSLALSRLPYGSVCQSMTKKKQSTLHAIKTQSPKGDSGPQKKMLHLV; encoded by the exons ATGGAGGCGAGATCCACAAGTCAGCGTAAACCAGCCACCTCCACACAGGCCTCCACCTCATCACAGCCCTCCACCTCACCGCGACCATCCTCAGTGCCTGTATCCTCCCTGCGGTCATTGTTGACAGGGAAAGGTGTGTCCCAGCAGAGCATCCACAAGTCTGTCAAGAGGCTGTTTATGCCACCAAAGTTTCATCCAT CTGTACCTGTGTGCCCCCCAGTTTGTGAGGACAGTGGGAGACCTGCTGGATCTAATCCCAGCCTTGGTCCCCAGCTTCAAACCGACACTCCTCAGACCTCTCAGGATGCGGAAATGCTCTGCACTCatcaag CTCCCCAGCAAGATGCTCCTAGTGTGGCAGAGGAACAGCCTTCAACATCATCATGCTCCACCAGTCATGAT GACTCTGTTGGACCAGACAACATTGAGGGCTTCCAAGCTGTCCAGGACTTGACGGGACActtattcacattaaaagaccACAGTCTTGCCCTGTCAAGATTGCCCTATGGGAGTGTTTGTCAgagtatgacaaaaaaaaaacagtctacCCTCCACGCTATCAAGACACAATCTCCAAAGGGAGATTCagggccacaaaaaaaaatgttgcacctGGTGTAG